gtgtgtgtgtgtgtgtgtgtgtgtgtgtgtgtgtgtgtgtgtttacctatttctatttacctatttgtgtattacagggcccgagctaagctttctgtgtcctgcctccttggccactcctgtcatatctctcatctgattgacacacactgcgtcaacgacatcactgctcagtttattccacttatcaatactatgatgcgggaaactgtactttctcacgtcatttagacagatgtcttttattagtttttttccatgtcttcggagatgattacttgtggtcggtcacctttatcaactctctgtccaatatgtcaatcttgttcaccaatttatacatagttatcatgtctccccttgttcttctctcttctaatgtggtcaaccccagttccctcagcctttcctcatagtctaactccctgagtcctggtaccatccttgttgccagcctctgtaccctttccaccttcttcacatttttcttcatatgtggtgaccagacgcaagctgcatattctaactggggtcttattaaagttcatagtatcttcttcatcattccttcatctaggtagtggaatgcaagaccaatattttgaagcatgttatatgttttctcaaatatcttgttaatgtgtttctccggtgacaaagtgttttgcacggttactcctaggtctttctcctcattggtctcttcaattttctcatcacccagcctgtaatccctgtttggtctgtatctacttcttcccattttcataacatggctcttgtttatattaaattccatctgccactctttactccactcatatattttatcaagatcttcctgtaacttgttacaatcttccacattctttactctcctcataattttagtatcgtcgcaaacatattcatgtaactgtcaattcctactggcatatcattaacataaatcaaaaacatgatgggaccaagcactgacccttgtggaactccactggttacctttttccactcggacttctttcctttcaccactgttcgcatttctcttcccactaagtaattttccatccattttgctagtttatcacttactcctccaatcttctttagtttccacatcagtctattgtgtggcactttatcaaaggcctttctcaagtccaggtagatagcatccacccatccctctctatgttgtagtatgtcagtcactcttgaataaaaacataataaattggatacacacgatcttccttttctgaaaccaaactgcctttcactcagaatgttttcactttctagatactcactccacttagctttaattacttcttcacataccttgcacaatatactagtcaacgatactggtctgtaatttaacggttccattctactaccattcttatatataggcacaatgtcagctcttttccactctttcgggactattcctgttcgtatggaggtttccacaatatcaaatatggggttcaacaattgatccttacattctttcagcaacctcccagatatgccatcaggccccattgatttattaatatccaagttacttataattttccttacatcttccttagtaaccatgatgtcctgcatttgctttatttccgtaggccttcctcctgtaaaatgctcctcctttgtaaacactttgcaaaagttgtcgttcaatatttcagctatatctctagcatcctcatatacttcttccccatcttttactttttctattgcctcccttttatttagttttccatttatgaatttggaaaacatttttgggtcactatcacagttttccaccactctctgttcatattccttttgtgctgttctccttacttcaacatatctattccttgctgttttgtagacttctcttgataatacttcactgtttttcttaagtttcttccatgccttttctttgttcttttttgcttcttcacaatttctattaaaccactgtttattatttaaagtcctctttctgtgatatggcacaaacttcttcacagcagagttatataaatccataaatttatcgtatttcaattgcatatccctttcctggtatatcacagaccagtcaatttcattaaagaactctcttatatggttataatttgccctaacataatttaatttttcctccctgtgctccacactcttttccgtgcttaattctgtatccagctcaaaacttaggacatcatggtcgcttttccccaagggacattcatgttcaatttcctcttttagggagatgcccctggtaaataccaaatccaaccttgctgcaacatcctgtcccctgcaccttgttggtgatctcacccactgtgtcatcaagttattttttaccaccattcaccacttcgtagtcttcccacactatttccttacaattaaagtccccgactatcatcactctatcctttctgatgagttcctgcttcattctgtctagagtatttctcatcaccatttgatactgttcatagttccaagcactggttctgggtggtatgtatactgttataatattaatgtccctcttaccatctgttataagcatacttatcacttcctcatttcccttactaaagttcacctccttcactatcagatccttcttagtaaaaaccattataccaccacctcctttattctttctatcatttctccatactttgtagtgttttacatcaaaccaatctagctttatttcaggccttaactttgtttccaccacacacattatgtccggttcattgtttcttaggtaatccatacattctagcctcttagacagaaatccatctatattcgtgtatatcacttgaattccattcctaatctctttcttccatgttttagtcaatgtaatgtctattccgtctgttttatccaccacttcttcaacctcccatttctcatcctccaaaaaaaacttggtcttttcctcctcggttctttccttattcttctctctcacttcagttacaagctctttcattttcattctttcatcctgtgtcatatttcatcttatgtaaattgttttggtttcctcgtagtcttcaagtttccaggccctcctcagcaaggcctcggctgccacctgagactttaacttcaattttaatggtctactcttgccttcttcaaaagctcctagtctcacactttcctctacctcagcatataggcattcttcctccttgGAGATCTTATTTAGTAAAAACTTAaacctgtcattttccttatccctcctatcttgccagttccggttagtttcctccctcaaacctgttatgatcaggcattttttcttttcggcaatatctctcaccacatacttattttccttcaatgcctttaccatttcattcTGTGTAAtcgctttattttcttcttcttgctttttcattatctccttaaaggacttttgtacttcttggtgttcatgtttcacttccttcattttggcatcaattaggttaaggcattcctccttccccaagtctccttcggatattttcttttccatttcgaggagtttagccttcatctcatcacattgtttccttagatgttgattttctttctccatttccactttctccttcaatagctctttattctctctcgttagcatatagatttcttttttgaaggTATCGTTCTCTGCTATgactatctaatttttcttctatggatctAATATTTAAaaacttactttctaatgcctgaattctGGAATCCGTGTCTAATTTATCTAGTCCACTTGGAGTGGTCACGAACCCCTCAAAGTCTCTCAAATTTCTAGGCGTAGATTGCATGATTTCTATCTCCAGCTGTTTcagccaaaacaaaacaaaacaccgcCGACACTCTTCGActagggaccactctccattttcacttgtgtgtgtgtgtgtgtaattcacctcagttgcctgctggtcacccagccagtcttccccattacggagcgagctcagagctcatagactgatcttcgacTAGGACAACCTGtaaaaagcagaatgaaaacatAAGCATAAAAATACAGATACATTCAACTCagtgtaattgtgtgtgtgtgtgtatgtgtgtgtttaattcaccatggttggctgctagtcacccagccagccttttacCTTACAGAatgagcttagagctcatagaccgatctttgggtaagactgagaccacaccatacaccacacactgggacagcaaggccacaacccctcaaattACATCCCACTTCTACATgctgctatgtgtgtgtgtgtgtgtgtgtgtgtgtgtgtgtgtgtgtgtgtgtgtgtgtgtgtgtgtgtgtgtaattcactgtttgatctgctgcagtctctgacgaaacagccagacgttaccctacggaacgagctcagagctcattgtttccgatcttcggataggcctgagaccacgcacacaccacacaccgggactactaggtcacaactcctcggtttatatcctgtacctactcactgctaggtgaacaggggctacacgtgaaaggagacacacccaaatatctccacccggccggggaatcgaactccggtcctctggcttgtgaagccagcgctctaaccactgagctaccgggccgtgtgtgtgtgtgtgtgtgtgtgtgtatttacctagttgtattgtacagggttcgagcgggactcatagtgtctcatctccatttatctaatttttccttaaagttatgcacattatgtgttgtaacaacttcattattcaatgcattccacttctccaccattctgtgtggaaaacggtattttccaatatccttcacacactgcctcatcctgatatttacatgacctcttgtacttccatcatcatctttcaccaGCACCACatcttccttgtttatcttttcagtgccattgactatcttgtatatACATTGTTATgagatctcctctttcttttctatcttgtaaggttggtagtcccatttccttcagcctttcttcatatgttaagtcctttagttccggcaccatctttgtagcaatcttctgtatccattcTAATCATCTTATAGCTTTTTTTGgagctcagagaccacaccacagctacaTATTCCATCATATTGTTGTCCataaattgaaatgccactcttgtactagtcaacattttatatgagaatccaaatatcttggttatgtgtttttctgggttcaaattttcctgtataatcactcccagatctttttcctctttattcttcattacagtaagtcctcattatacggtagatatgcattcctgaaaaccttaccataaatcaaaattaccatataccgaacccattataacatgtaataatatggaatgcgttccagcacgtcaaaagtcacccctacagaaatgaaaatacatgaaaataataattaaaaaaaaatgtaaagtacagtaatactctgcttaacgaacaggatagggggtgtcaaagctgtttgtagagcgaaaattcgttaagcggacataattttcccataggaaataatggaaatagggggggatgcgttctgggctggtcctcAACATACCATataggttaaaaaaagaaaattaaagatacgtttggcagcatattaaGCCACCGTGTACCACTACTtatatgatgtcatatgagtcattggaagttagaggagctacgtacaaattctctcactgaTAGCTCCACTGTGATTTGTGCAGGAGCGGATCAAAGTttgctggatccaagaaactgtaacgtcagagcaacctcttgccatgaaatggcatccatgaacgcttggagggacggtaacgaggttgctctCAGATTTCTGGGAAcacgaggtggtgttactgtcttatatatgtatatatgttcacaaaacaacatttctattagctttttacaaaccttgttcccaagaaaggattgttttgtaatgcattaagtgaaatcttacatggaataccaaataATAAAGCAGAGCTGAGATCAACCATAGACAAGGCGGagacttctttttcttgtgacccttttagcttgtgtgGTGCTTTGatcacgatatttatgttttcactcctctattgcctgctgtaATGGATATcgtatcttagtattcatatacgctcatgccatgagggtaacctcgactccgtggcactgagtgatagtgaattactaatgaaataccgggGTATTTCactagtaattcactatcactcagtgccacggaatcgaggttatcctcatggcatgagtgtatatgaatactaagatacgATATCCATtacagcaggcaatagaggagtgaaaacataaatatcgtggtcAAAGCACcacacaagctaaaagggtcacaagaaaaagaagtctCCGCCTTGTCTATGGTTGATCTCAGCTCTGCTTTATtatttggtattccatgtaagatttcacttaatgcattacaaaacaatcctttcttgaggtcaaggtttgtaaaaagctaatagaaatgttgttttgtgaacataaatgcatgtacaggttgaacctccttaatccggtattctttcatccggcaacacctgtaatctggcaaaatttttgtttgtcGGAATTTTTTAATTGGCCGGAGTAATTTGCCGGACTGCCGGTAGGACGCGGCAGCactgtactgtgttttggagcccgggcattctgggtcaaatttggatcagtaccacgctGCCACTCATTGCAAGTACCACCCCCCCCCCAggtgcataaacatttttttctgtaatatttgcccctaaacatggcttccaagcaaccaggaagtgatagtgttgtgtgggaactaaagaaaaagtgcaaacatatgacaatatcagtgcaacagaaagtggacctattgaggaagctagataaaggtgcTTCAGTGCAgaccctatgccaacagtacaacattgcCTCATCAACCGTCTatataaaaagcagaaaaatcaacttctcaagttttacagtgagtgtgaaagcaagaagaacatggaggttcgtagaacacttaagcagggtaaaagcagtgatttagacagtgctctcatacagtggtttaGGCTTCGGCGCGCTGGTAACGTCCCTGTGTCtggcgagatgataatggcgcaggcaaaaattttccatgctgaacttgATTTACAACAACGTgttttctatatacttctgcatgtatattttcatgtacaactatcatatatcaaaacaatgttacagctacacttatataatgcagggtaagtatatagagggtgttttggggactgCCTATAGTttggaattttccatggtctgGCAATTCTAAGGTCTGGTGGTTGtcggatttgggaggttcaacctgtataagACAGTTCCCAgaaacctgagagcaacctcatTACCGTCCTtccaagtgttcatggatgccatttatcggcaggaggttgctctgacgttgttaaagtttcttggatccagctccaggagcgctagagacaggtggggagccagccaatcacagcgaagctgctgcgttcggtccctcacccagcaaattcaaacccagaaaattcactaaaacgtatgtggttgtactttatgcagactttttggtctaacttcaTATAGTATGTTAAAtcagaaattcgttagacgaacgttcgttaagcagagtattactgtacaggtaactctcgatttacacgatagatgcgTTACAAGAGGCATCACGTATTTCAAAatttgcgtaaaacaaacttgtaattctcataagaaacaatagataataggggggatgagagatgtggtccaaaaaaaatttgtacaaaatactctatttatttggctaaattagcatgtttttatcatttaccattctgaatactagaagtgtatttaaagtaaagggaaaagcaagaaataataagcgaaagcaaaaaataataagagaaaacaacaaaacaaagaatatgtaaacacaacactcactgcatcactgccttcaccactcacatcagtcactcaccatcttcctctgagcttttccactttatcaaaatccacttatcaaaaataaccccacgttataaaagtaaacactagtaaaaaaataaacgcaggatgccaatgtcttcacccctcacaagcactcGCCATTGCTGTCCATTCTCTGgcacgcagtttgaaattgcgtctggcgctcagtttgaaaatgcggttgagCCAAATCacatataagcaaaccgatcgcgcaaatttaattaattataatatttttcggTCGCGTactaacaaaaacgcgtaaattaaatacacgtaaatcaagagttacctgtattacTTTATGAGATCTCCATTCATACAATTTTCCTCTCAGAGCGTTATCCCTCATAGTGCTCTTCTTAACCTGCCTTCCAATGCATAGACAGATAAATCTAAGAATACAAGTTTAGTATATAGTAGCAGTTTTTAATCCTTTGTCTGATAAAAACAATTTtagtaataggaaaaaaaatgttctttcaAGCCATGTAAGGTATCTCTATTTCACAGGAAGATGAGACACCATACAGTTTTTTTGTGAATGAGAAGGAGATAACCAGCTCATTGAGAGCAGCACTGGATAGCTCAGCCAGTGAGGAGAGATTGCTGACTATCTTGTACCAACCCCAAGCTGTATTCCGAGTGCGGGCTGTGTCCAGGTGAGGGTTCGGAGCATAAGTGGTGTTGACAGGACATGATCTTGATGCCTTTATGTAGATTGAAGCATTTGTACTTTATGATGTATGCTTGATGTTAAAGGTCATTTTGCACTCTTTTGACATATTCAGAGGCTTTGTTCTATATATGTGTCACTCCCTAAAGTTAATGTTATATATCTAAAGTTATAATTTATGCAGCACTTCATAGCATATATATGGAGATAATTGGCATTCTGTACTTATGGTAAATGTTTGAAGTTGAAGGTTTTCTGAATTGGTTTCAGGTGCACATCATCTCTCCCAGGACATGCCGAGGCTGTCCTGTCAGCTGCCTTCAGTCCTGATGGGCAACACTTAGCCTCAGGCTCTGGGGACACCACTGTACGTTTCTGGGATGTTAACACTGAGACTCCTCATTTCACTTGTAAAGGTAATGTTTTATGGAAATGTTTAAAatcaaattaaaggaaaaatgcttttctctcttcagtATACTAATggactagtttttttttcccctgttgGATTTTTTCTGGTCTGTGTTTTCATCCACTATTGGTTATGTAGGAGTGTAGTGGTTCAGAAAATAATGCATCTGATTTCAGTGCAAGAAGTCCTGAGTTTGAATGCTGGCTCACAATTGTGATATTTTTCTTGTGACTGTACACTCTGGTTCACTAGGCTATAAATGGTTACTGGCCCATAAGAGTTTCAGTtgcaatgaagaaaggaagtaacCAGCCTACTCCATATCCCAAGGCCATGGAATAGGTTGTGTTACCTGCCCATCACCTACACTTTATGAATATGGCATGCTTTAACCTTTAATTGCTAATGTGCTTCTTCCCTCAGGCCACAAACACTGGGTGCTGGTCACTGCTTGGTCCACAGATGGGGAGCGCTTGGCCTCAGGCTGCAAGGCTGGCCAGATCTTCATATGGGATCCTAAAACTGGAAAACAAGTGAGGCCAGActggttttgttattttgtgaacTGTTTTCTCCAGCCGTACTGAACAAGGGTATGGGGTTAATTTTGTCCATGTAACTTAAGAATTGTTAGGATtattctgtatgtgtgtttgaatAGGGTCTTCGTCTCAGTTATCTTCCATGAGAACATTACCATAATATGCAGAAACAGGTAGTATGTAAACACTAAAGAATAAGGTAGCCTATGTATGTAGTTTATCTGACCACACATTCCCAAATGGTAGAGTAACCAGTCACATTTTAAGGAGACCGTCCAGTGGCCATGGTaccgaaaaatctgaaaaatattgaaaatcaccaaaacaccaccagagcatcccagaacatatggcaacatagtggtggagtattttggggaaatacgctaaaataAATTTATTCAAACTTTAAAGggcccctgccacgcccaccgcAGCCCGGGGCTTCCCTCTGCTTGCTCACTGTaccataaataatgataataagcctggaaaaagccatgaaaagtggtttctttggtaaggaaaggtgggcaCTGGCAAATTCAGTACTATGGcatacacaggaacacaccctctcccctacaatctcagtgtccatgtgactgcGATGGGAGGAGAATGTATAGAGTATCTCACCCATCGTTTCATGCCTTACAAGACAAAATCCAGCCTATTTTATCTGcttttttgccttacaatgTCTAAACAAACAGTGCAAGGGGAAATTACAAGTTGTGCCGACCATGCACGGATAGGAGACACTCTCACCTTCGAGCAACTAATACCTACAGTCATTGTAGGGGGAGCCAGGTGCCATTTGAGTCTaacagaatattctaaacatgcctaaaaaacatatatgatgtacatggtggtgtatgagcacgaaatatccaacccaaataaatgtacagggtcatagaggacgaaaatgacatctctggggttttttgcccttttctcagtttttacttttttatcattcaaatcgtatcttctcccacatttctcagTTGATTTTTAGTTTtgaggtatcattttgaagctcaatgaagctgctacatttccatctcatagaatttggaaaaatttattttctgTGCCACAAtggaattttatatatatatatatatatatatatatatatatatatatatatatatatatatatatatataattcataatggccatcaaaataaaaaattcaaaatTCTATGAGGAGGAAAGTTTTGTTATACCAAATACTTCGGATATGTACCAACAAAATTCAAATCTGCCCTCTGGTGACAAAGTTTATAGGGAAAATGTTCTTTTCAAaaaagattttttattttacatgcaGTTATTTATGGTTCGATTCGCTTGTAACTACTACAGTAACATCATGTAATAGTCAtctatcagtgaaaaaaaattacccacatacctctttattttcgatttaaaaaaaaaacgatttttTTCAAAACAACACACTGCAATGTCTATAAATTTTCTTACTGTCATACCACTCACTGTGTTGGTTGCTTCTCTAAGCTGGGTCGAACATTGACTGGCCACAAGCAATGGATCACTTCTCTATGCTGGGAGCCACTCCACCTTGCTGCATCGGGGAAGTGCACACGCTTGGCCTCTGCTGGGAAGGATGGCGATGTGAGGATTTGGAACACCAGCTTGGGCTCCTGTGAgaaggtaagaaaggaaaagtcagCTTCTTAAGTAGGATAAAATGAGAACTTTTTTTCAAGTTCATATTAAATGGATCAAATGagagtttttctttcctttttgttttcttttgggtctatttttttgcttaggtattcaattttttcttagacagcataaaagaagaaggaattctttttattccagttaatttcatgttgtttttttttctcttttttctttccttatgttatttttgtatttaatgTGACATGTATTGTAGCATTAAGTTAAACATTATGAACTCAAAATTTATGTTTATTCCTTCATTGTTCTTGCTCTGTCCATTCATATTCTGCTATAACTCTTCAAAGTCATTATGATGCAATCATTGATATACTCTTGTGATGAaactgataataacaatgaacttAGCTATactatatttgtaattttctccCTATTAAAACTACAAAGTGGAGAAGAAATATAACAGTAACAAAAGCGTGTACATAAGTCTTACAATGAGATATTTTCCACCAGATACTGTCCAATCACCTACAAAGTGTGACAGCATTACGTTGGAGTGGTGAGGGGCTTTTGTACTCTGCCTCTCAGGACAGAACCATCAAAGTCTGGAGAGCCACTGATGTGAGTGCCTGCTACAGGTGTGCTATTTTGGCCTCATAGGTTGTTTTCCTGACTTCTGAAACTAATTCAGTCACTGAAAGATAATCCAGAACATGTAAGGAATAGGATTGATATATGCCTATCTTTTTCATTGTTAAGGAAACAATGATGTTGCTTTATTATAAAATAGTTCTGCACTTTATTAGTTAGTTACTGCACACAGCAAAGAATTTATGTCCCTGTTAGGCATAACAATTTATAAAGTAGTTATTTGCCTTTTTGTTACAATTTAATATGTATATGCATTGTCAcagaacacacaaaataatttGCTTCTCACTCAACTTTTCTTCAGGGTGTGATGTGCCGTACACTGCAAGGCCATGGCCACTGGGTCAACACACTGGCCCTCAACACTGACTATGTATTAAGAACAGGTGCCTGCAGCCCTGAAGCACTCATGAAGGCCAGGCCAGAGGTACCATCACGTGAGTAGTGCTCATGCTGTGAATTTCTCATTTAAACAGTAATTCTTCAACAAAACACTGCCTTGTTGGCGGTTACGGTAAATTTGATTGGGTAATCATGTAATGTATCATGTCTGAGATGTACTTGTAAAATTCCAAATAATTAATGCCTAGGTAAAAGTCTGAAACATGTAATAATTTGCTTTGTCTGCCTGTTTAAGAGTGTGAATGAttgtatgagtgtgtggtgctttgtctgGTCTACCCTGTGTGGGGATTTTGTTctggtatatagatagacaagTTTAGACTGAATAGTCTGTGGGCCATGACCAAAGGCCCGCGTCACCCCTCTTGGGtggcaaccaacaacaacaacgactgaATAGTATCACAATGTCCTTCAGTGTTACTAATCTGCAGTATTTCTAAATGTAGCTTTGGATGCATGTGAAGTGTGTGAGGCTATGGTGACTGATTTGTGTTCACAGCTGAGCAGAGACAGCAGTGTGCCCTTACCCAGTACAAGAAGGTGTTGACCTGTGCTGGGGGAGTGGAGAGGCTTGCTTCTGGCTCGGATGACTTCACTTTATTCCTCTGGGAGCCTTCAAGAGACAAGAAACCCATAGGTGAGTTTTGGGAAATGTATGTTTTAttagtagaagaaaaggagaaagtagtacattctctctctctctctctctctctctctctctctctctctctctctctctctctctctctctctctctctctctctctctctctctctctctctctctctctctctctctctctctctctctctctctctctctctctctctctctctctctcaatgcaaaATTCCATCTTAATTTGATTCATAACTGTGTACATTACTATCCTAGCTGTATGTCTTTCTGCcaggtttttatttaattatttttttattcatttatttac
The window above is part of the Portunus trituberculatus isolate SZX2019 chromosome 38, ASM1759143v1, whole genome shotgun sequence genome. Proteins encoded here:
- the LOC123515107 gene encoding notchless protein homolog 1-like, which translates into the protein MLPDKMLEGNKRILEEEEDSDEEISPSLTEKPTKKKTTGMDDDDSLEDKENVLAQFQSESGEAAGPPVELPLNLPREKLQQILNALLQQEDETPYSFFVNEKEITSSLRAALDSSASEERLLTILYQPQAVFRVRAVSRCTSSLPGHAEAVLSAAFSPDGQHLASGSGDTTVRFWDVNTETPHFTCKGHKHWVLVTAWSTDGERLASGCKAGQIFIWDPKTGKQLGRTLTGHKQWITSLCWEPLHLAASGKCTRLASAGKDGDVRIWNTSLGSCEKILSNHLQSVTALRWSGEGLLYSASQDRTIKVWRATDGVMCRTLQGHGHWVNTLALNTDYVLRTGACSPEALMKARPEVPSPEQRQQCALTQYKKVLTCAGGVERLASGSDDFTLFLWEPSRDKKPIARLTGHQQLVNDVKFSPDTRIIASASFDKSIRLWSGLTGKFLGVLRGHVTGVYQIAWSADSRLLVSGSKDSTLKVWSVATRKMEIDLPGHADEVFTVDWSPDGQRVVSGGKDKVLKIWRR